Proteins encoded within one genomic window of Spiribacter curvatus:
- a CDS encoding cytochrome c oxidase subunit 3 — protein MAQAEGGYYVPHQSNWPIIGSVGVTTLVVGIAMYLEGMAVSTWVMGAGGLITAWFVFGWFRDVVTEGVKGLYSDQVDRSLRWGMIWFIFSEIMFFAAFFGALFYARTLSVPWLSGEDAATSRMLWDSMALDWPTAGPANAGMEWQPMSAWPLPTINTMILLTSGMTLTVAHHALKAGNRAKLIGFMWATVLLGMIFIGLQGYEYYEAYAHLNLRMDTGIYGSTFFMLTGFHGMHVVIGTLMLLVITLRCMKGHFQPESHFGFEGAAWYWHFVDVVWLGLYIFVYIL, from the coding sequence ATGGCACAAGCAGAAGGCGGGTATTACGTCCCGCACCAGAGCAATTGGCCGATCATCGGCAGCGTTGGCGTGACGACGCTGGTCGTCGGCATCGCTATGTATCTGGAGGGAATGGCCGTCAGCACCTGGGTCATGGGGGCTGGCGGGCTGATTACCGCCTGGTTCGTGTTCGGCTGGTTCCGTGATGTCGTGACCGAAGGTGTGAAGGGGCTCTACAGCGACCAGGTCGACCGGTCGCTGCGCTGGGGCATGATCTGGTTCATCTTCTCCGAGATCATGTTCTTTGCGGCGTTCTTCGGGGCGCTTTTCTATGCCCGTACACTGTCAGTGCCGTGGCTCTCCGGCGAGGATGCCGCGACGAGCCGCATGCTGTGGGATTCCATGGCGCTGGACTGGCCAACGGCTGGCCCGGCGAACGCGGGCATGGAATGGCAGCCGATGTCGGCCTGGCCGCTGCCGACCATCAACACGATGATTCTGCTGACCTCCGGTATGACCCTGACCGTGGCGCACCACGCCCTCAAGGCGGGTAATCGCGCGAAGCTGATCGGGTTCATGTGGGCGACTGTTCTGCTGGGCATGATTTTCATCGGCCTGCAGGGCTACGAGTACTATGAGGCGTACGCCCATCTGAACCTGCGTATGGACACCGGGATTTATGGGTCGACGTTCTTCATGCTCACCGGCTTCCATGGCATGCACGTGGTGATCGGGACCCTCATGCTGCTGGTCATCACCCTGCGATGCATGAAGGGACATTTCCAGCCGGAATCCCACTTTGGCTTCGAGGGTGCCGCCTGGTACTGGCATTTTGTGGACGTGGTCTGGCTGGGGCTCTACATCTTCGTCTACATCCTCTGA
- a CDS encoding twin transmembrane helix small protein: MDLAIRLTILLTLFVIVASLGSGLFYLIRDRGESRRTLNALTVRITLSIILFVLIVIGFLTGTISPNSSPLS, encoded by the coding sequence ATGGATCTCGCAATTCGACTCACTATACTGCTCACATTGTTCGTCATTGTCGCGAGCCTTGGATCGGGGCTGTTCTATCTCATCCGCGACCGGGGCGAATCGCGCCGCACCCTGAACGCCCTGACCGTTCGCATCACCCTGTCGATCATCCTGTTTGTGCTGATCGTTATTGGGTTTCTGACGGGCACCATCTCCCCGAATAGCAGCCCGCTATCCTGA
- a CDS encoding SURF1 family protein: protein MFAPSVLPTVVYLILLVGLIGLGQWQLDRADQKRTTLEQRAAATEAPVISINEQSATLDRDEYRRATAVGRFDTDHQFLLDNQVEDGRIGYRVMTPLRLEERDTAVLVDRGFVPIADSRQKLPALPPVDPQARISGRISAGPSVGMRLGDAADGTDRWPRRLQYMDFDYMNATLDYPLSDYLLVEGSLATDAVARSSDRDAWRFGPARHEGYAVQWFSLAAALTLIWLVVNTRRRQQGDAA, encoded by the coding sequence GTGTTCGCGCCGAGTGTGCTGCCAACGGTTGTCTACCTGATCCTGTTGGTGGGCCTGATCGGGCTTGGCCAATGGCAGTTGGATCGTGCCGATCAGAAGCGGACGACCCTCGAGCAACGGGCCGCCGCCACGGAGGCGCCGGTGATTTCCATCAATGAGCAGTCGGCGACGCTGGACCGCGACGAGTACCGTCGGGCGACAGCGGTCGGGCGTTTCGATACCGATCACCAGTTCCTGCTCGATAACCAGGTGGAAGACGGACGGATTGGCTACCGTGTGATGACCCCTTTGAGGCTTGAGGAACGGGATACGGCGGTACTGGTTGACCGTGGATTCGTCCCGATCGCCGACAGTCGCCAGAAACTCCCAGCGTTGCCCCCGGTTGATCCACAGGCACGTATCAGCGGTCGGATCAGCGCTGGACCGTCCGTCGGCATGCGTCTGGGTGATGCCGCGGATGGTACAGATCGGTGGCCAAGGCGTTTGCAGTACATGGACTTCGACTACATGAACGCCACGCTCGACTATCCGCTCAGCGATTACCTGCTGGTGGAGGGGTCGCTGGCGACTGACGCGGTGGCGCGCTCGAGTGATCGCGATGCATGGCGCTTCGGGCCGGCGCGTCATGAAGGTTACGCGGTGCAGTGGTTTTCGCTGGCCGCTGCGCTCACGCTGATCTGGCTGGTGGTGAATACGCGCCGGCGACAACAAGGAGATGCCGCTTGA
- a CDS encoding COX15/CtaA family protein: MNAHPWFFRLSLVATAMALCVVVLGAWVRLTDAGLGCPDWPGCYGQWDVPNTQEAIAAANEAFPDTPVNVGKGWREMVHRYLASGLGLLIVGLGVFAWRQRHRPGQPWRVPLLLIALVCFQGLLGAWTVTWQLKPAVVTAHLLGGLATLSLLWWVTLRSNHLGGGGRLSRVSGLGAFLAIGTLVAVGQISLGGWTSTNYAALACNDFPACSLGEYWPDEADFAEGFVLWRGLGVNYEFGVLDHPARMAIHLVHRVGAIVVTLVLGGLAFWLWRAGGLGRTLGMAVAGALVLQVLIGIGNVLYNLPLALAVAHNAGAALLMLVLVTAIHVRQPIAQP, translated from the coding sequence ATGAACGCTCACCCCTGGTTTTTCCGCCTGAGTCTGGTTGCAACGGCCATGGCCCTTTGTGTTGTTGTCCTTGGCGCGTGGGTCCGACTCACCGACGCCGGGCTTGGCTGCCCGGACTGGCCCGGTTGCTATGGTCAGTGGGATGTGCCGAACACGCAGGAAGCGATCGCCGCTGCAAACGAGGCCTTCCCGGATACGCCCGTGAATGTTGGTAAGGGCTGGCGGGAAATGGTCCACCGCTATCTCGCGAGCGGACTGGGGCTGCTGATTGTCGGGCTGGGCGTGTTCGCCTGGCGCCAGCGCCATCGCCCCGGCCAGCCCTGGCGGGTTCCGCTGCTACTCATTGCTCTGGTCTGCTTTCAGGGATTGCTGGGGGCATGGACCGTCACCTGGCAGCTCAAGCCGGCGGTGGTGACAGCGCACCTGCTCGGTGGACTCGCCACCCTGTCCCTGCTCTGGTGGGTGACCCTGCGCAGCAACCACCTTGGGGGTGGTGGCCGGCTGTCTCGAGTCTCTGGACTGGGGGCATTCCTGGCGATCGGAACGCTGGTGGCGGTCGGTCAGATCAGCCTGGGTGGCTGGACCAGTACCAATTATGCCGCCCTTGCCTGCAACGACTTCCCGGCGTGTAGTCTCGGGGAGTACTGGCCGGATGAAGCGGATTTCGCCGAGGGCTTCGTGCTGTGGCGGGGCCTTGGCGTCAACTACGAGTTTGGTGTGCTGGACCATCCGGCACGAATGGCGATCCATCTCGTGCACCGGGTGGGAGCGATTGTCGTGACCCTGGTGTTGGGGGGGCTCGCCTTCTGGCTCTGGCGGGCCGGTGGCCTGGGGCGCACCCTGGGGATGGCTGTCGCCGGGGCGCTGGTGCTTCAGGTGCTGATCGGCATCGGTAACGTGCTCTACAACTTGCCGCTGGCTCTCGCGGTCGCGCACAATGCGGGCGCAGCATTGCTGATGCTGGTGCTTGTAACCGCCATCCACGTCCGGCAGCCCATTGCGCAACCATGA
- the cyoE gene encoding heme o synthase gives MQHTLQHWRDYYELTKPGVVALMVFTAVVGQLLASPGAIPWMALTVGNIGIALAAGSAAAINHLVDRRIDARMKRTEGRPLPTGGLRTSHASLFAGVLGVTGLSLLYFLVNPLTAWLTFGSLIGYAFIYTLFLKRATPQNIVIGGAAGAAPPVLGWVAVTGSIDAHALLLFLIIFTWTPPHFWALAIHRREEYASVDIPMLPVTHGDRFTRWQILFYTVLLVGVTLLPFATGMSGPVYLAGALILGARYLWFGYALLARPDDRSLPMKSFGFSIVYLMALFAVLLVDAYLPVAWGLVAG, from the coding sequence ATGCAGCATACGCTGCAGCACTGGCGTGATTATTACGAACTGACCAAGCCTGGCGTCGTCGCGTTGATGGTATTTACAGCGGTGGTTGGCCAACTGTTGGCGAGCCCCGGTGCGATCCCATGGATGGCGCTGACCGTGGGGAATATCGGCATCGCGCTGGCGGCGGGCTCCGCTGCTGCGATCAACCATCTGGTGGACCGCCGAATCGACGCGCGGATGAAGCGCACCGAAGGACGACCACTGCCCACCGGTGGGCTGCGTACCAGCCATGCCAGTCTGTTCGCGGGGGTACTCGGGGTGACGGGTCTCTCCCTGCTGTATTTCCTGGTCAATCCGCTGACGGCGTGGCTGACCTTCGGCTCACTGATCGGCTACGCGTTCATCTACACGCTGTTCCTCAAGCGGGCGACGCCGCAGAACATCGTTATTGGTGGCGCCGCCGGCGCCGCCCCACCGGTGTTGGGCTGGGTGGCCGTGACCGGCAGCATTGACGCCCATGCGCTGCTGCTGTTCCTGATCATTTTCACCTGGACACCACCGCATTTCTGGGCCCTGGCCATCCATCGCCGCGAAGAGTACGCGAGCGTCGATATCCCGATGCTGCCGGTGACGCATGGTGACCGGTTCACCCGCTGGCAGATCCTTTTCTACACGGTGTTACTGGTGGGCGTCACACTGCTGCCCTTCGCCACGGGTATGAGCGGTCCGGTCTATCTCGCCGGTGCGTTGATTCTGGGTGCGCGCTATCTCTGGTTTGGCTATGCGTTGCTTGCGCGGCCGGATGATCGGTCGCTACCGATGAAGTCGTTCGGCTTCAGCATTGTCTATCTGATGGCGCTGTTCGCGGTGCTGCTGGTGGATGCCTACCTGCCAGTGGCCTGGGGATTGGTGGCGGGATAA
- the lipA gene encoding lipoyl synthase — translation MPELKGIPVVVSGQKVDKDNGIRAIKNGVKAQRDTAPVGRGDKPDWLRVKVPTGETYQKVRNTVREHKLATVCEESMCPNMGECWSAGTATIMLMGDVCTRACKFCAVDTGNPKGWLDDNEPNGAATTVELMGLKYVVLTSVDRDDLPDGGAQHYADCIHEIKRRNPNTAVEALTPDFNGRHEAIDTVVDTGLEVFAQNVETVKRLTHPVRDPRAGYQQTLDVLEYAKQRRPDVLTKTSLMLGLGETDEEIIETMDDLRAIGIDIVTFGQYLRPTVNHLPVDRYVTPEQFERYREIGLGKGFLEVVSGPLVRSSYRADRVLEKNNVGLDKAAGEG, via the coding sequence ATGCCGGAACTCAAGGGCATCCCCGTTGTTGTGAGCGGCCAGAAGGTCGACAAGGATAATGGGATCCGTGCAATCAAGAACGGCGTCAAGGCGCAGCGTGACACCGCACCGGTCGGGCGCGGCGATAAACCGGACTGGCTGCGTGTCAAAGTCCCGACGGGCGAGACCTATCAGAAGGTCCGCAACACCGTCCGCGAACACAAACTGGCCACCGTCTGCGAGGAGTCCATGTGCCCTAATATGGGCGAGTGCTGGAGCGCCGGGACGGCGACCATCATGCTCATGGGCGATGTCTGCACGCGCGCCTGCAAGTTCTGCGCAGTGGATACCGGTAACCCCAAGGGCTGGCTCGACGACAACGAGCCCAACGGCGCAGCGACCACGGTCGAGCTCATGGGGCTGAAATACGTGGTGCTCACTTCGGTGGACCGCGATGACCTACCCGATGGCGGGGCGCAGCACTATGCGGACTGCATCCACGAGATCAAGCGCCGTAATCCGAACACCGCCGTCGAAGCCCTGACCCCGGACTTCAACGGTCGTCATGAGGCGATCGACACGGTGGTCGATACCGGGCTCGAGGTATTTGCGCAGAACGTCGAGACGGTGAAGCGCCTTACCCATCCGGTCCGTGATCCACGAGCCGGCTATCAGCAGACCCTGGACGTGCTCGAGTATGCCAAGCAGCGTCGCCCCGATGTGCTCACCAAGACCAGCCTGATGCTGGGTCTGGGCGAGACCGACGAAGAGATCATCGAGACCATGGACGATCTCCGCGCTATCGGTATCGACATCGTGACCTTCGGGCAGTATCTCCGCCCCACGGTCAATCACCTGCCGGTGGACCGCTACGTCACCCCCGAGCAGTTCGAGCGCTACCGCGAGATCGGGCTTGGTAAGGGCTTTCTCGAAGTGGTCTCGGGCCCGCTGGTGCGTTCGAGCTATCGCGCCGACCGCGTCCTCGAGAAAAACAACGTCGGCCTGGACAAGGCGGCCGGCGAGGGCTGA
- a CDS encoding sulfurtransferase TusA family protein gives MAATSQPHAHRELDLRGLSCPLPILRTKQALRDMSVGECVAVQATDPHAVIDFRALCDTTEHHLLHEEQHGDVLTFWLEKGS, from the coding sequence ATGGCCGCAACGTCACAACCCCATGCCCACCGCGAACTGGATCTACGCGGCTTGAGCTGCCCACTGCCCATCCTGCGAACCAAGCAGGCCCTCCGTGACATGTCGGTCGGTGAGTGCGTTGCGGTGCAGGCGACCGACCCACATGCCGTGATCGACTTCCGTGCCTTGTGTGACACCACCGAGCATCACCTGTTGCATGAGGAGCAGCACGGTGACGTGCTTACATTCTGGCTTGAGAAGGGCTCCTGA
- the sohB gene encoding protease SohB: MEFVQDYASFLARVLTLLVAFGVLLGMIGGMSNRRRGRQREALEVEPLNRRYEAMSRRIQHGLERNRPNLLARLKERRRKKRQQEGEGRLPRLFVLDFDGDIRATAVDSLREEVSAIIASAKRDDEVLVRLESPGGMVPGYGLAASQLARLREANIRLTISVDRVAASGGYLMACVADRIVAAPFAVIGSIGVVGQLPNFHGLLKRHDIEFELHTAGEYKRDLTVFGENTDEGREKFRESLQEVHDLFKHHIGRYRPRLDLERVATGEHWLGERALELGLVDDLGTSDDLLLERRERMELISLSWHQAPSFSRRLSVVAESLLARLRSPSQARM; this comes from the coding sequence ATGGAATTCGTGCAGGATTATGCCTCTTTCCTGGCCCGCGTGCTCACCCTGCTGGTCGCCTTCGGGGTGCTGCTGGGCATGATCGGTGGTATGAGCAACCGGCGCCGCGGCCGTCAGCGCGAGGCGCTCGAGGTCGAACCGCTCAACCGCCGTTATGAGGCGATGAGCCGTCGCATCCAGCATGGCCTTGAGCGCAATCGCCCCAACCTTCTGGCGCGTCTGAAAGAGCGCCGCCGGAAAAAGCGCCAGCAGGAGGGCGAAGGGCGACTGCCGCGTCTTTTCGTGCTCGATTTCGATGGCGATATCCGCGCCACCGCCGTCGATTCCCTGCGCGAGGAGGTCAGCGCCATCATCGCCAGTGCCAAGCGCGATGATGAAGTCCTGGTACGACTCGAAAGCCCCGGGGGCATGGTCCCGGGCTATGGCCTCGCCGCCAGCCAGCTGGCGCGACTGCGTGAGGCGAACATCCGCCTCACCATCTCGGTCGACCGCGTCGCCGCCAGTGGTGGTTACCTGATGGCCTGTGTGGCGGATCGAATCGTTGCCGCTCCGTTCGCCGTGATCGGGTCCATCGGCGTCGTCGGGCAGCTGCCTAACTTCCATGGCCTGCTCAAGCGCCATGATATCGAGTTCGAGCTGCATACCGCCGGTGAATACAAACGCGATCTGACAGTGTTTGGCGAGAATACCGACGAGGGACGGGAGAAATTCCGCGAATCACTCCAGGAAGTCCACGATCTGTTCAAGCACCACATTGGTCGGTACCGCCCACGACTCGACCTCGAGCGGGTCGCGACCGGTGAACACTGGCTGGGTGAGCGCGCGCTTGAGCTGGGCCTTGTGGATGATCTCGGGACCAGCGATGACCTGCTTCTCGAGCGTCGCGAGCGCATGGAACTGATCAGTCTGAGCTGGCACCAGGCGCCGTCGTTCAGCCGCCGTCTATCCGTCGTTGCGGAGTCGCTGCTGGCCCGGCTCAGGAGCCCTTCTCAAGCCAGAATGTAA
- a CDS encoding cytochrome c oxidase assembly protein — MNTLVTWLQPWEPSLPVFLACALAVSLYAIGMMRGAKPGFWAALSYFAGVALIYAVTQTHYDYYSQYLFSAHRLQHLVLHHLGPFLIALAMPATVLATAMPARIRSLPQGRVAPAFRVLRMIYRGFQQPFIAGTLFVGLIYFWLTPEIHFDAMLSVDLYWFMNWTMMLDGLLFWWLIFERGDPGSTPRLSPGRRILLLALVMPPQIALGAYITFSGQNLFEIYDVCGRAFPIDPLLDQQIGGLITWIPAAMMSVLAAVIVLAFRLEGSESHA; from the coding sequence ATGAACACGCTCGTCACCTGGCTGCAGCCCTGGGAGCCGTCGCTACCGGTATTCCTTGCCTGTGCGCTGGCGGTCAGTCTGTACGCCATCGGCATGATGCGGGGCGCGAAACCGGGGTTCTGGGCGGCGCTGTCGTACTTCGCGGGCGTGGCGCTGATCTACGCGGTCACGCAGACCCATTACGACTATTACTCGCAGTACCTGTTCTCCGCCCATCGTCTGCAGCACCTGGTTCTGCACCACCTCGGGCCTTTCCTGATCGCCCTGGCGATGCCGGCGACGGTGCTGGCCACTGCCATGCCGGCACGTATCCGGAGTCTGCCGCAGGGGCGCGTGGCACCGGCCTTCCGGGTGCTCAGGATGATCTACCGCGGGTTCCAGCAGCCATTCATCGCGGGGACGCTATTCGTCGGTTTGATCTATTTCTGGCTGACCCCCGAGATCCATTTCGATGCCATGCTGAGCGTCGATCTCTACTGGTTCATGAACTGGACGATGATGCTCGATGGGCTGCTGTTCTGGTGGTTGATCTTCGAGCGTGGCGATCCGGGGTCGACACCGCGGCTCAGCCCCGGCCGCCGGATTCTTTTACTGGCGCTGGTCATGCCACCGCAGATCGCGCTTGGTGCCTACATCACCTTCAGCGGTCAGAATCTATTCGAAATCTACGATGTCTGCGGTCGTGCGTTTCCGATCGATCCGCTGCTCGACCAGCAGATCGGCGGACTGATCACCTGGATCCCGGCGGCCATGATGAGTGTCCTCGCCGCGGTGATCGTGCTGGCATTCCGTCTGGAGGGAAGTGAGAGCCATGCGTGA
- a CDS encoding SCO family protein: MSRIARCALFVVVAFALTACGGRGYQTKGIEGLLPDLSFRLTSETGQTLTAADMRGAPTVVFFGFTHCPDVCPTAMARVTAATEAAGEDLDASLQVLFVSVDPGRDTPQRLADYTSFFSDRVTGATASVERLRELTKRYRATFGYDEPNEFGDYNVSHSSAMYVFDAEGDARALFRPSDSVTAMAADLRRIAEG, encoded by the coding sequence ATGAGCCGGATCGCGCGCTGCGCCCTGTTCGTGGTGGTGGCCTTTGCCCTGACCGCCTGTGGCGGTCGTGGCTATCAGACCAAAGGGATCGAGGGGTTGCTGCCGGATCTGTCGTTCCGCCTGACCAGTGAGACCGGGCAGACCCTCACCGCCGCCGACATGCGGGGCGCGCCCACGGTGGTTTTTTTCGGTTTTACCCACTGTCCCGATGTCTGTCCCACGGCGATGGCGCGGGTGACGGCGGCCACCGAGGCAGCGGGTGAGGATCTGGATGCCTCGCTGCAGGTGTTGTTCGTGTCCGTGGATCCCGGGCGGGATACCCCCCAGCGTCTTGCGGATTACACGAGCTTTTTCAGCGATCGGGTCACGGGCGCGACAGCGTCAGTTGAACGACTGCGTGAACTCACCAAGCGCTATCGGGCCACTTTTGGCTATGACGAGCCCAATGAGTTCGGTGACTACAACGTCTCGCACTCCAGTGCGATGTATGTGTTCGACGCGGAGGGTGACGCCCGGGCGTTATTCCGCCCGAGCGATAGTGTGACCGCGATGGCGGCGGATCTGCGGCGCATCGCCGAGGGTTAG
- the ilvD gene encoding dihydroxy-acid dehydratase, which translates to MADNRRSRAVTQGRARTPNRAMMRAVGFTDEDFEKPIVGVGNAHSTITPCNIGIGAQAERASDALRNAGAMPVSFGTITISDGISMGTEGMKYSLVSREVIADSIETVCNGQSLDGVLATGGCDKNMPGAMIGIARLNIPSIFVYGGTIKPGHYKGEDLTIVSAFEAVGQSAAGNLSDEDLKGVEMNACPGAGSCGGMFTANTMSSAFEAMGMSLMGSSTVSAVDDESREVAAQAADVLVDAIHHQRLPRDIMTRPAIENAVSVVMALGGSTNAVLHLLGIANACEVDFSIDDVERIRQRVPVLCDLKPSGRFVTSEFHDVGGTPQVMKMLLARGLLHGDCMTITGQTIEELLTSVPANAPANQTVIRDFDNPVYAEGHLAILRGNLALEGAVAKVSGIKKRRIEGPARVFDSEELAMEAILNDSIQAGDVVIIRYEGPKGGPGMREMLAPTSAIIGRGLGDAVGLITDGRFSGGTYGMVVGHVAPEAATGGNIGLVEEGDTVIIDADENRLEVAVSDERLAERRAVWKPRPPNYRRGVLGKFARLVSSASYGAVTDKDLFED; encoded by the coding sequence ATGGCCGATAATCGCCGTAGCCGCGCCGTCACCCAGGGACGCGCCCGTACCCCCAATCGCGCGATGATGCGGGCCGTTGGCTTTACCGACGAGGACTTCGAGAAACCCATCGTCGGTGTCGGGAATGCCCACAGCACGATCACGCCCTGTAACATCGGCATCGGTGCGCAGGCCGAGCGCGCCAGTGACGCCCTGCGCAATGCCGGTGCCATGCCGGTGAGCTTTGGCACGATCACCATCTCGGATGGCATCTCCATGGGCACCGAGGGCATGAAGTACTCGCTGGTCTCGCGTGAGGTCATCGCCGATTCCATTGAGACCGTCTGCAACGGCCAGAGCCTTGATGGCGTCCTCGCCACCGGTGGCTGCGACAAGAACATGCCCGGGGCGATGATCGGCATCGCCCGGCTGAATATCCCGTCGATCTTTGTCTACGGTGGCACCATCAAGCCGGGCCACTACAAGGGCGAGGACCTGACCATCGTCAGCGCCTTCGAGGCAGTGGGCCAGTCCGCCGCCGGGAACCTCTCGGACGAAGACCTCAAGGGCGTGGAGATGAACGCCTGCCCGGGGGCCGGCTCCTGCGGCGGCATGTTCACCGCCAACACCATGTCGAGCGCCTTCGAAGCGATGGGCATGAGTCTGATGGGCTCGAGCACGGTCTCTGCAGTGGATGACGAGTCCCGCGAGGTCGCTGCTCAGGCCGCTGACGTACTGGTCGATGCCATCCACCACCAGCGCCTGCCGCGCGACATCATGACCCGACCGGCCATCGAGAACGCGGTGAGCGTGGTCATGGCGCTGGGCGGATCGACGAATGCCGTGCTGCATCTACTCGGCATCGCCAATGCCTGTGAAGTGGATTTCTCCATCGATGATGTCGAGCGTATCCGCCAGCGCGTCCCGGTCCTCTGCGATCTCAAGCCCTCCGGGCGATTCGTGACCAGTGAGTTCCACGACGTCGGCGGGACACCGCAGGTCATGAAAATGCTGCTCGCCAGGGGCCTGCTGCATGGCGACTGCATGACCATCACCGGTCAGACCATCGAGGAGCTGCTCACGTCTGTACCGGCCAATGCGCCCGCCAATCAGACCGTTATCCGCGACTTCGATAACCCGGTGTATGCCGAAGGCCACCTGGCGATCCTGCGCGGCAACCTGGCCCTCGAAGGTGCCGTCGCCAAAGTCAGCGGAATCAAGAAGCGCCGTATCGAGGGTCCAGCCCGGGTGTTCGATTCCGAGGAGCTCGCCATGGAGGCGATCCTCAACGACAGCATTCAGGCGGGCGACGTGGTCATCATCCGCTATGAGGGGCCGAAGGGTGGACCGGGCATGCGTGAAATGCTCGCGCCCACCTCCGCGATCATTGGCCGCGGGCTGGGCGACGCGGTCGGCCTGATCACCGATGGACGGTTCTCCGGCGGCACCTACGGTATGGTCGTGGGGCATGTGGCACCGGAAGCGGCCACCGGCGGCAATATCGGCCTCGTCGAGGAAGGCGACACGGTGATCATCGATGCCGATGAGAACCGGCTTGAGGTCGCGGTCAGTGATGAAAGGCTGGCTGAACGCCGCGCCGTCTGGAAGCCGCGACCGCCGAATTACCGTCGCGGTGTCCTCGGCAAGTTCGCGCGGCTGGTGAGCTCGGCCTCCTACGGCGCCGTGACCGACAAGGACCTGTTCGAAGACTAA
- the zapE gene encoding cell division protein ZapE — translation MTQAKGQAQAVTTPSSRYEADLAGGDFVDDEAQRAAVEALDALHASLLAQPPRPTGWRGWWRRRRGESSDAIPGLYLWGGVGRGKTYLMDTFYECLPASIGKRRVHFHRFMQSAHQRLRWLREQPDPLRSLAAEWAADLRVLCFDEFFVSDIGDAMILSGLLHGLIEEGVTLVATSNIAPAGLYEDGLQRDRFLPAIDLLERHLQVINVDGGLDYRLRLLSRAPIYHVPADDRAEAALAKTFERMCPERDHDTPELSINQRDIPVRALGDGVLWCRFADLCEGPRSADDYVEIARRFHTVILSGLPILDREREDAARRFASLVDEFYDRGVKLIISATADVEWLYRGRHLHFEFRRIVSRLQEMRSHEYLAMPHRP, via the coding sequence TTGACTCAAGCGAAAGGGCAGGCACAGGCGGTGACCACGCCAAGCAGCCGCTATGAGGCCGATCTGGCCGGTGGGGATTTCGTCGATGATGAAGCGCAGCGCGCCGCGGTCGAGGCGCTGGATGCGCTGCATGCGTCCCTGCTGGCGCAACCGCCGCGGCCGACGGGGTGGCGCGGCTGGTGGCGCCGTCGCCGCGGCGAGTCGAGCGATGCGATTCCGGGATTATATCTCTGGGGCGGCGTCGGTCGTGGCAAGACCTACCTGATGGACACCTTCTATGAATGCCTGCCGGCGTCGATCGGCAAGCGGCGTGTGCACTTTCACCGCTTTATGCAATCGGCGCACCAGCGTCTGCGCTGGCTGCGTGAGCAGCCTGATCCGCTGCGCAGCCTGGCCGCGGAATGGGCGGCGGATCTGCGGGTACTGTGCTTCGACGAGTTCTTCGTCAGCGATATCGGCGATGCCATGATCCTGTCTGGCCTGCTGCATGGTCTGATCGAGGAAGGGGTGACGCTGGTGGCGACGTCGAACATCGCTCCCGCCGGGCTCTACGAGGATGGTCTCCAGCGCGATCGGTTCCTGCCAGCGATCGATCTCCTCGAGCGCCACCTACAGGTGATCAATGTCGATGGTGGGCTCGACTACCGCCTCCGGCTGCTGAGCCGTGCACCGATCTATCATGTCCCGGCGGACGATCGCGCCGAGGCGGCGCTGGCAAAGACCTTCGAGCGGATGTGTCCAGAGCGCGATCATGACACGCCCGAGTTATCCATCAATCAGCGCGACATCCCGGTGCGCGCGCTCGGTGATGGAGTGCTCTGGTGTCGGTTCGCCGACCTGTGCGAAGGCCCGCGCAGTGCCGATGACTATGTCGAGATCGCCCGTCGATTCCACACTGTCATCCTCTCCGGCTTACCGATCCTCGATCGTGAGCGGGAGGATGCGGCCCGCCGGTTCGCCTCGCTGGTGGATGAGTTCTACGACCGGGGGGTCAAGCTGATCATTTCCGCCACGGCGGATGTCGAGTGGCTGTATCGGGGAAGACACCTGCATTTCGAGTTCCGCCGCATTGTCTCGAGGCTCCAGGAGATGCGCTCCCACGAATATCTGGCGATGCCGCACCGGCCGTGA